In the Cystobacter fuscus DSM 2262 genome, one interval contains:
- a CDS encoding Vps62-related protein produces MGIPHRRIRGVFLVGVVTLVVGCQGEGMNEAMAPPLPGELAILPGVAPQALTALRERSCQEIKNARPSSGDGEYVLHFLGDPSRPWKAWCHDMEGSPKEYLPLPEAGLLSNFSQYTAGGAVAGTPVRTAYSRIRINPITLQVDTSDQTFTTSTGQVTHGGRPVTSMPYATAMSCDWSDSGRANIDLRGTPFKVAPDYFVASGYAAWGSREYSFVDQVVTLKGGGYCGSFAPLNAEGLVGGQLPLFYAVPPTTWSPTARVYPTGGSQTQAQTLQPGWYDINELTVGNDAINAVHVPRGWTVTLHENAGFSGPQRTFTGDTLLTGSDFDRRASSVSVDAPVLVYANNGYQGTSQLLRAGRYDIGQLTVGNDRIRSLKVPAGFQVTLYTDSGFQGQRLVLTQDTDLNGSPFNAQASSLVVESTTTRNGNVLYGRWSASGGQNPSSAANRQFLVEYTGLPDIVTFDLEVDASPYLYLLDANGQVLMEANNADGGTHARISYYLNPGSYKLVAATTQVGRSGEFTLRSDRARLRYPQRLSVQAVSAFNWVYDDWDTGAHSDVSIWRPNLGQTPGYYSLGDIGMPHHGEVPRMTFVVSGEGDVLARPVDYTWIWDDKGTGGEHDASFWHPVPPAGYTCLGSVANLGYGKPSTDLIRCVKNEYVLPANIGWVWDDSGSGGNNDITLWQANARDHRGLSTSTMVGQGYYGDPDGGRFWALNKSALANPELQGGFVDDLSALQYAPRIWLHNDEYYWPSSTEFFLPNVHPDGTHLWTNEALGCDSCTNPQFLDGQRPDQTHVPVYAQIVTRTQGGVATNITDIIYWTFYPYNNGKRVCIGLYTSGGGCAGFYSTFGNHVGDWEHLTVRFVDGRPSQVYMSQHSQGGTFTFGNKDMASVGFHPEAYSALGSHGLYPDAARHTYERIFNGDTLNDDTSRGIAWNAWDRPVIFPWQPMGTFTGSLSWLNITEDWGNDASGCNNPVSDQTGVCVLNSGPTAPLKKGFPSPGSMALE; encoded by the coding sequence ATGGGTATTCCCCACAGACGCATCCGTGGAGTGTTCCTGGTGGGCGTCGTCACCCTCGTGGTCGGCTGTCAGGGCGAGGGCATGAACGAAGCGATGGCCCCGCCGTTGCCCGGGGAACTGGCGATCCTGCCTGGAGTGGCCCCACAAGCGCTCACTGCGCTGCGGGAGAGGTCCTGCCAGGAAATCAAGAACGCCCGCCCGTCCTCGGGGGACGGCGAGTATGTGCTGCACTTCCTGGGGGATCCGTCCCGGCCCTGGAAGGCCTGGTGCCACGACATGGAGGGAAGCCCCAAGGAGTACCTCCCGCTGCCGGAGGCGGGCCTGCTCTCCAACTTCTCCCAGTACACCGCGGGCGGCGCGGTGGCGGGCACCCCGGTGCGGACCGCCTACTCCAGAATTCGCATCAACCCCATCACGCTGCAGGTGGACACGTCCGATCAGACCTTCACGACCTCCACCGGGCAGGTGACTCACGGAGGGAGGCCGGTCACCTCCATGCCCTATGCCACGGCGATGTCGTGTGACTGGAGTGACTCGGGCCGGGCGAACATCGACCTGCGCGGCACACCGTTCAAGGTGGCCCCCGACTACTTCGTGGCGAGCGGCTACGCGGCCTGGGGCTCCAGGGAGTACAGCTTCGTCGATCAGGTGGTCACGCTGAAGGGTGGAGGCTATTGCGGCTCGTTCGCCCCCCTGAACGCCGAAGGGCTCGTCGGAGGACAGCTGCCCCTGTTCTACGCCGTCCCGCCCACGACCTGGTCGCCCACCGCGCGCGTCTACCCCACGGGCGGCTCGCAGACCCAGGCCCAGACGCTCCAGCCCGGCTGGTACGACATCAACGAGCTCACCGTGGGCAACGACGCCATCAACGCGGTCCATGTGCCCAGGGGCTGGACCGTCACGCTCCACGAGAACGCGGGCTTCTCGGGCCCGCAGCGCACGTTCACCGGCGACACCCTCCTGACGGGGAGCGACTTCGACCGGAGGGCCTCGAGCGTCTCGGTGGACGCGCCCGTGCTCGTCTACGCGAACAATGGCTACCAGGGAACGAGCCAGCTCTTGCGCGCGGGCCGTTATGACATCGGGCAGTTGACCGTGGGCAACGACAGGATCCGCTCCCTCAAGGTGCCGGCGGGCTTCCAGGTCACGCTCTACACGGACTCGGGCTTCCAGGGCCAGCGGCTGGTGCTCACCCAGGACACCGACCTGAACGGCAGCCCCTTCAACGCACAGGCATCCAGCCTCGTGGTCGAGTCCACGACGACCCGCAACGGCAACGTCCTCTACGGTCGGTGGAGCGCTTCCGGAGGACAGAACCCGTCCAGTGCGGCCAACCGGCAGTTCCTCGTGGAGTACACGGGCCTGCCCGACATCGTCACCTTCGATCTCGAGGTGGATGCGAGCCCCTATCTCTACCTGTTGGACGCCAACGGCCAGGTGCTCATGGAGGCGAACAACGCGGACGGAGGCACCCACGCGCGCATCTCCTATTACCTGAACCCGGGCAGCTACAAGCTGGTCGCGGCGACCACGCAGGTGGGCAGGAGCGGCGAGTTCACCCTCCGCTCGGACAGGGCCCGGCTTCGCTACCCGCAGCGCCTCTCGGTCCAGGCGGTGAGCGCATTCAACTGGGTCTATGATGACTGGGACACGGGCGCCCACTCGGATGTCTCCATCTGGCGGCCCAACCTCGGCCAGACGCCGGGCTACTACTCGCTGGGCGACATCGGCATGCCCCACCATGGAGAGGTGCCCCGGATGACCTTCGTGGTCTCCGGCGAGGGCGACGTGCTGGCGCGGCCGGTCGACTACACCTGGATCTGGGACGACAAGGGCACGGGGGGAGAGCACGACGCCTCCTTCTGGCATCCGGTGCCTCCCGCCGGCTACACGTGCCTGGGCTCGGTGGCGAACCTCGGTTACGGCAAGCCCTCCACGGACCTCATCCGGTGCGTCAAGAATGAGTACGTGCTCCCGGCCAACATCGGCTGGGTGTGGGACGACAGCGGCTCGGGCGGGAACAACGACATCACGCTCTGGCAGGCGAACGCCCGGGATCACCGCGGCCTGTCCACGTCCACGATGGTGGGCCAGGGGTACTACGGCGATCCGGATGGCGGCCGCTTCTGGGCCCTGAACAAGAGCGCCCTCGCCAACCCGGAGTTGCAGGGAGGCTTCGTCGACGACCTCTCCGCGCTCCAGTACGCGCCGCGCATCTGGCTGCACAACGATGAGTATTACTGGCCGTCCTCGACCGAGTTCTTCCTCCCCAACGTGCACCCGGACGGCACCCACCTGTGGACCAACGAGGCGCTCGGCTGTGACTCCTGCACGAATCCCCAGTTCCTGGACGGCCAGCGTCCGGATCAGACCCACGTGCCCGTGTACGCGCAGATCGTCACCCGCACGCAGGGGGGAGTGGCCACCAACATCACGGACATCATCTACTGGACCTTCTACCCCTACAACAATGGCAAGCGGGTCTGCATCGGCCTGTACACGAGTGGGGGGGGCTGCGCGGGCTTCTACTCCACCTTCGGCAACCACGTGGGCGACTGGGAACACCTCACCGTACGCTTCGTCGACGGCCGCCCGTCGCAGGTGTACATGAGCCAGCATTCGCAGGGAGGGACCTTCACCTTCGGCAACAAGGACATGGCCTCGGTGGGCTTCCACCCGGAAGCCTACTCGGCGTTGGGCTCGCACGGCCTCTACCCGGACGCCGCCCGCCATACCTACGAGCGCATCTTCAACGGCGACACCCTCAACGACGACACCAGCCGTGGCATCGCCTGGAACGCGTGGGATCGACCGGTCATCTTCCCCTGGCAGCCAATGGGCACCTTCACCGGCTCCCTGTCCTGGCTCAACATCACCGAGGACTGGGGCAATGACGCGTCGGGCTGTAACAATCCCGTCTCAGACCAGACGGGCGTGTGCGTGCTCAACAGCGGCCCCACGGCTCCGCTGAAGAAGGGCTTCCCCAGCCCGGGCTCCATGGCGCTGGAGTGA
- a CDS encoding OsmC family protein: MPSIDSQTEQPASFRQVLHVGRHVLHADVSAATGGEDSAPDPHDYFDASLAACKALTATWYAKKTGMALERVETRVERDAAGERQGKYVLRVKLAFHGALSPEERQRLHDAVARCPIHKLMTAATVEIVTEPLEA; the protein is encoded by the coding sequence ATGCCCTCCATCGATTCCCAGACCGAGCAGCCCGCCTCCTTCCGCCAGGTCCTCCATGTGGGCCGGCACGTCCTGCACGCGGACGTGTCCGCCGCGACGGGCGGCGAGGACTCGGCTCCAGACCCTCACGACTACTTCGATGCCTCGCTCGCGGCGTGCAAGGCGCTGACGGCCACGTGGTACGCGAAGAAGACGGGCATGGCCCTGGAGCGCGTGGAGACTCGGGTCGAGCGGGACGCCGCCGGGGAGCGCCAGGGGAAGTATGTGCTCCGGGTGAAGCTCGCGTTCCACGGCGCGCTCAGCCCCGAGGAGCGCCAGCGGCTCCACGACGCCGTCGCCCGCTGCCCCATCCATAAACTGATGACCGCCGCGACGGTGGAGATCGTCACCGAGCCGCTGGAGGCGTGA
- a CDS encoding ferritin family protein, protein MTRYLAAVPSHEEDGRSVYGSEQAELVARCFVEAMAATYYQAVGAGAVGSPSLQSLCRTLASDEARHYTLFRRLLEQLWREEGPRRLEAVQAQHGFYPA, encoded by the coding sequence ATGACACGCTACCTCGCGGCGGTGCCCTCCCACGAGGAGGACGGGCGCTCGGTGTATGGCTCGGAGCAGGCCGAACTGGTGGCGCGCTGCTTCGTCGAGGCGATGGCGGCGACCTACTACCAGGCCGTGGGCGCGGGCGCGGTGGGCTCCCCGTCCCTCCAGTCCCTCTGCCGCACGCTCGCGAGTGACGAGGCCCGGCACTACACGCTGTTCCGCCGGCTGCTCGAACAGCTGTGGCGGGAGGAGGGGCCTCGTCGGCTCGAGGCCGTGCAGGCTCAACATGGCTTCTATCCCGCCT